The genomic interval TTTGTAAAAAGAAAAATGCTTAGTAAAGTTAAATTAAAAGAAAGGTTGGGGGAAGGGTGAAGTACACTAGAATTGATGTAAAGAATAAAAAAAGGAGTAATGGACATAACAACAATAATAACAATGATGGTAAAAGCTTTATATTACTTTTTATTGGGGTAATTGTTGTGGCACTTGTAATATCAACTGCAATGTCTAAGTTTATATGGCCTGAAGGAAAGAAAACAGCAGAAAAGGAAAGAATAGAAGCAACTTCTGGAGAAAATAAAGAGACAAGTGAGAAAGATAAGGAAAATAACAAAGCAGCAAAAGAAGATGAAAAGCCGAAAGATAATAAAGTAATGGCTGAAAGTGTAGGTGGACAAGAGTATGTAATGATTCAATGTGGTTTCTACTCAAATAAAGAGAATGCAAATAATGTAAAGGCTCAATTAGAAGATGATTATATTGCAGTATCCTTAAGTGAAGCGGAAAATTATAGGGTAATAGTCCACATTGGAAATGAAGAAGAAGCTACTAAACTTTCTAATGAGTTAAATGAAAAAGGTGTTAGTAATACAAAGGGAAGATTTATGATTCCAAAGACTGATGTGTGTAGTAATGAGATTATAGAGATAGTAAATGGTTATGTAAATATAATAAATAAATTAAAAGAGGATTCTGTTAAGGGTGTTAAGACAACAGAGTTTAAAGAATGGGTTAATAGCTTAGAGGAACACAGTGATTCTGAGTATTTTAAAGTGTTTAAAGAATTAAAAGATGGTATAAATAAAATTCCAGATGAAATAACTAAAAAAAATATAGAAGAAAGTTACCAAATAGTGTTTAATACTTTAAATAATTTTAAAGTAAACAAATAATTGTAATTTATTTTTAATTTATAGTAACATATTTTTAAATTATAATGAAAATGAAAGAGTTAAATTCTCTTTCATTTTTTTCTTTATAATTTACTATACACGTACATTTATACTTGTTTATAAAAATAATAAATGATAAACTATATAGGATAAAGAATACAAGACCTTATTTAAGGAAAAATAAGATTATTCAAAAGTTTTTTAGATATAAGGTAAGGTGGAAAAATGAAGGTTATTTTAGCATCAAAATCTCCAAGAAGAGTTGAGATTCTTGAAAAAATAGTTAAAGAATTTGAAGTAGTTCAGTCAAACTTTGATGAAAATACTATAGACTTTAAGGGAGATATTGAAAAGTATGTTAAAGATTTGTCTAGAAATAAAGCTATAGAGGTTTCAAAAAGACTTAATGAGCCATCTATAGTTATTGCTGCGGATACAGTTGTTTTTCAAGATGGAAAAGTTTTGGAAAAGCCTAAAAATGAAGAGGATGCTTTTAGT from Clostridium perfringens carries:
- a CDS encoding SPOR domain-containing protein, encoding MKYTRIDVKNKKRSNGHNNNNNNDGKSFILLFIGVIVVALVISTAMSKFIWPEGKKTAEKERIEATSGENKETSEKDKENNKAAKEDEKPKDNKVMAESVGGQEYVMIQCGFYSNKENANNVKAQLEDDYIAVSLSEAENYRVIVHIGNEEEATKLSNELNEKGVSNTKGRFMIPKTDVCSNEIIEIVNGYVNIINKLKEDSVKGVKTTEFKEWVNSLEEHSDSEYFKVFKELKDGINKIPDEITKKNIEESYQIVFNTLNNFKVNK